One Bacteroidales bacterium genomic window carries:
- a CDS encoding DUF4293 domain-containing protein — protein sequence MLQRIQSVFLFMVVVFGVMTLLLPIAGFTGEMNMLRFYLYSVEELSPAPFGDATSAFGRWFTLPLALGQFLIILIAFITIFQYKRRMLQIRLNLLNIFLNVLLIGGIFYYANLLETASGVTADYQIATIFPLLSLVMIFLANHFIRKDEKLIRSSNRLR from the coding sequence ATGCTACAACGTATTCAATCGGTATTTCTTTTCATGGTGGTCGTCTTCGGTGTAATGACGCTTTTGCTGCCTATCGCCGGATTCACGGGCGAAATGAACATGCTCAGGTTTTATCTTTACTCTGTCGAAGAGTTATCTCCGGCACCTTTTGGCGATGCCACATCAGCTTTTGGCCGCTGGTTTACGCTGCCACTTGCACTGGGCCAGTTTCTAATCATCCTCATTGCCTTTATCACCATCTTTCAATACAAGCGGCGCATGCTGCAAATCAGGCTGAACCTGCTGAATATCTTTTTGAATGTGTTGCTCATCGGAGGCATTTTCTATTATGCAAACTTGCTCGAAACAGCTTCGGGAGTTACAGCCGATTATCAGATAGCCACAATCTTTCCGCTTTTATCACTGGTAATGATTTTTTTGGCCAACCATTTCATCCGCAAAGACGAGAAGCTGATACGTTCGTCCAACCGCCTGCGCTAG
- a CDS encoding metallophosphoesterase family protein: protein MTRIGLLSDTHGSFPESAADFFSGCSQIWHAGDIGSVSVLDELRKFAEVKAVYGNIDDHDLRLQCPEVFIDKIEDTKLAMIHIGGYPGRYSPEARRIIAKEYPAIFISGHSHILKVIYDKKHNLLHLNPGAAGNSGFHNVITMMRFDIDGKEIKNLEIFEKTRALR from the coding sequence ATGACACGCATCGGACTTTTAAGCGATACCCACGGAAGCTTCCCGGAAAGTGCTGCCGATTTTTTTTCGGGCTGTAGCCAGATATGGCACGCCGGCGATATTGGTTCCGTATCCGTTCTTGATGAATTGCGTAAGTTCGCCGAGGTAAAAGCAGTGTATGGTAATATTGATGACCATGATTTGCGCCTGCAATGTCCGGAGGTTTTTATTGATAAAATAGAAGACACAAAGCTGGCGATGATACACATTGGTGGATATCCAGGCAGATACTCTCCCGAAGCCCGGCGCATTATAGCAAAAGAATATCCGGCCATATTCATCTCAGGCCATTCGCATATTCTCAAAGTGATTTATGACAAAAAGCACAATCTGTTGCATCTCAACCCCGGGGCTGCCGGCAATTCAGGTTTTCACAACGTAATCACCATGATGCGATTTGACATCGACGGGAAAGAGATCAAAAATCTGGAAATATTCGAGAAAACGAGAGCCTTGCGCTAG
- a CDS encoding energy transducer TonB has translation MISKICQLLMILLAALPADAQMGTFVDAHPYGGKSAMRDLMRTEMVYPAAAREAKQEGTVIIAFTVKSHGSIADARVVKSVSKNLDEEALRLFHLLQWVPAMANGVYIDQQQEIPFDFNLKKYKRCVRQRSYDQVSYPHEPVSVSVEIYPVQQLDVSPHPLFDEMATNFSDFINQHLQYPDAALKQGVTGTVELYFVAEPSGNVSNIKVLQSVGAGCNEEAIRLLKMMRWFPGIKAGEAVRTVLTLKITFSLSNQNKHQYVPSNNANQI, from the coding sequence ATGATTTCAAAAATTTGCCAATTGTTGATGATATTGCTTGCGGCATTGCCGGCGGATGCGCAAATGGGCACTTTTGTAGATGCACACCCTTATGGCGGCAAGTCGGCTATGCGCGACCTCATGAGGACTGAAATGGTCTATCCGGCGGCAGCGCGTGAAGCAAAGCAGGAGGGTACTGTAATAATTGCCTTCACAGTAAAAAGTCATGGCAGCATTGCAGATGCACGTGTTGTAAAAAGCGTAAGTAAGAATCTCGACGAAGAAGCACTGCGGCTTTTCCATTTGCTGCAATGGGTTCCGGCGATGGCCAACGGTGTGTATATCGACCAGCAGCAGGAGATTCCATTTGATTTTAATTTGAAAAAATACAAACGTTGTGTGCGCCAGCGCAGCTACGATCAGGTATCTTATCCGCATGAGCCGGTGAGTGTCTCGGTAGAAATATATCCTGTGCAGCAACTTGATGTGTCACCGCATCCATTGTTTGATGAAATGGCTACTAATTTTTCTGATTTCATCAATCAACATCTTCAATATCCTGACGCAGCTCTGAAACAAGGTGTTACGGGTACGGTAGAGCTTTATTTCGTGGCTGAGCCTTCAGGAAATGTGAGCAACATTAAGGTGCTGCAAAGTGTGGGTGCAGGTTGCAATGAGGAGGCCATCCGGCTGTTGAAAATGATGCGCTGGTTTCCGGGCATCAAAGCCGGAGAGGCTGTTCGCACTGTGCTGACCCTAAAAATTACCTTTAGCCTGAGCAATCAAAACAAGCATCAGTACGTTCCTTCCAACAATGCCAACCAAATATAA
- the rmuC gene encoding DNA recombination protein RmuC: MDLLFTLIMVAAGLAVGGVGGFFISHQRLTASRKQHELTQKQLGDLLVDQRVNQQQLDEKTRQALQLEAELGTNRQELLSISTQLASRDTQIDHLNLKLSENKEELEKIYAKFSDEFKNLSNEILSRESLHFTETNKANMELLLKPLGERIRDFEKKIEEVYDKESQQRFSLKEEVVRLAELNKQMSLEAQNLTQALKGQAKTQGGWGEMILATLLEQSGLVKGREFEVQKSFTDQTGSRLQPDVVLRLPDNKTVVIDAKVSLTAYERYANCQQEEMQTVELKNHLISVKKHIDELAAKNYQHIYQINSLDFVLLFMPIEPAFMLAMHHDGGLWNHAFRKGVLLAGPANLIAILKMTAALWQKEYQNRNVLEIAAESGKLYDKFVAFVGDLDDIGDKLKAAQNCYDKAYNKLSTGRGNLVNRAEKIKMLGAQTTRELPKNLLENGQ, translated from the coding sequence ATGGATTTATTGTTCACACTCATAATGGTTGCTGCCGGCCTGGCCGTTGGGGGTGTTGGTGGTTTTTTTATTTCGCACCAACGGCTAACTGCAAGCCGTAAACAACACGAATTGACACAGAAACAACTTGGCGATCTCCTCGTCGACCAACGGGTAAATCAGCAGCAGCTAGACGAAAAAACCCGGCAGGCTCTTCAACTCGAAGCAGAACTGGGAACAAACCGGCAGGAGCTTTTGAGTATCTCCACACAACTGGCCTCCAGAGATACACAAATAGATCATCTCAACCTGAAGCTCAGCGAAAACAAGGAGGAACTGGAGAAAATTTACGCTAAGTTTTCGGATGAGTTTAAAAATCTCTCCAATGAAATCCTGTCGCGCGAGAGTCTCCATTTTACCGAAACCAACAAAGCCAACATGGAGCTGCTGCTAAAACCGCTGGGCGAGCGCATCCGTGATTTTGAGAAAAAGATAGAGGAGGTTTATGATAAAGAATCTCAACAACGCTTTTCGCTAAAGGAAGAGGTGGTGCGGCTTGCCGAGCTCAATAAGCAAATGAGCCTGGAAGCGCAAAACCTGACGCAGGCGTTGAAAGGACAGGCCAAAACGCAGGGCGGCTGGGGCGAGATGATCCTGGCGACGCTCCTCGAACAGTCGGGGCTGGTGAAAGGACGCGAGTTTGAAGTGCAGAAATCATTTACCGACCAAACGGGCAGCCGCCTGCAACCCGACGTGGTTCTGCGCCTTCCCGACAACAAAACCGTAGTGATCGACGCCAAAGTTTCGCTCACAGCCTACGAACGCTACGCCAACTGCCAGCAGGAAGAGATGCAAACTGTCGAGCTGAAAAACCATCTGATTTCTGTAAAAAAACATATCGACGAGCTGGCAGCAAAAAACTACCAGCACATCTACCAAATCAACAGCCTCGACTTTGTACTGCTGTTTATGCCCATCGAGCCGGCCTTTATGCTGGCTATGCACCACGATGGCGGATTGTGGAATCATGCTTTCCGGAAAGGCGTGTTGCTGGCAGGCCCGGCTAATTTAATCGCCATTCTGAAAATGACCGCAGCCCTCTGGCAGAAAGAGTATCAAAACCGTAATGTGCTGGAGATTGCCGCGGAAAGCGGAAAACTTTACGATAAGTTTGTTGCATTCGTCGGCGACCTCGACGATATAGGCGATAAACTTAAAGCTGCCCAAAACTGTTACGATAAAGCCTACAACAAACTAAGCACCGGGCGGGGCAACCTTGTGAACCGCGCCGAAAAAATTAAAATGCTTGGCGCACAAACCACACGTGAATTACCAAAAAATCTTCTTGAAAATGGCCAATAA
- a CDS encoding GWxTD domain-containing protein, which produces MANNKLIHLYHNQCFGKTLLILAIILATATCKTTNQTTYTNLAAHYQPDEESAISGIRIFHETDSLTRVYLQYSTGGLLYQQPPNKEFLQANYSISYQLFSSYECSTVLDEQTFRFSDSLYATSAAELTFDFAVQAFAPETYLLQIRFADLNKDEAVLYPRMIYKASPGNTQNFLPVDENGAIVYTDWISWKTKFNVRTNRRDLGKMVVSYFEESFPPAIPPFAGSHPEAYQYRPQKTTLLPLANGQSEYVQYVKEGIYHFQNDTTQREGLTLFRFYDDYPEVTRPKQMVEPLRYLTSNTEFKQLEQSLDPRQAIDSFWVATAGNPERATELIRDYYSRVQYANRYFTSHKEGWKTDRGMLYIIYGAPSTVYRRKDIETWIYGKQGNRVFLRFDFIRAINPFTNNDFELQRDPQFKEQWYNAVYFWRR; this is translated from the coding sequence ATGGCCAATAACAAACTCATCCATTTATACCACAACCAGTGTTTTGGAAAAACCTTGCTGATCTTAGCTATTATTTTGGCTACAGCCACCTGCAAAACCACCAACCAAACCACCTACACCAATCTGGCTGCACACTATCAGCCGGACGAGGAATCGGCCATCAGCGGTATCCGCATCTTTCACGAAACCGACAGCCTCACACGCGTATATCTGCAATACAGCACCGGTGGGCTGCTCTACCAGCAACCGCCTAACAAAGAATTTCTGCAGGCAAATTATTCCATCAGCTACCAGCTGTTTTCGTCGTACGAATGTAGCACAGTGCTCGACGAGCAGACTTTCCGTTTTTCTGATTCGCTCTATGCAACCAGCGCCGCCGAGCTTACTTTCGATTTTGCCGTGCAGGCTTTTGCCCCCGAAACCTATCTGCTGCAAATACGCTTTGCCGATCTCAACAAAGATGAAGCGGTGCTCTATCCGCGCATGATTTATAAAGCGTCGCCCGGCAACACCCAAAACTTTTTGCCTGTGGACGAAAATGGCGCCATCGTTTACACCGACTGGATTAGTTGGAAAACCAAGTTCAATGTGAGAACCAACCGCCGCGACCTGGGCAAAATGGTGGTGAGTTATTTTGAAGAATCGTTTCCACCTGCAATTCCGCCCTTTGCGGGAAGTCATCCTGAAGCCTACCAATACCGCCCACAAAAAACAACGCTGTTACCTTTGGCGAACGGCCAAAGCGAATATGTGCAATATGTTAAAGAAGGAATCTATCATTTTCAAAACGACACCACACAGCGCGAAGGACTGACGCTTTTTCGTTTTTACGATGATTACCCGGAAGTAACGCGGCCGAAGCAGATGGTGGAACCGTTGCGCTATCTTACCTCCAACACCGAATTTAAACAACTCGAACAATCCCTTGACCCGCGCCAGGCCATCGACAGCTTTTGGGTAGCTACAGCGGGCAATCCAGAACGCGCCACCGAACTTATCCGCGATTATTACAGTCGGGTGCAGTATGCCAACCGCTACTTTACTTCCCACAAAGAAGGCTGGAAAACCGACCGCGGCATGCTGTACATTATTTATGGTGCGCCCTCCACGGTTTATCGCCGCAAGGATATCGAGACATGGATTTATGGCAAACAGGGCAACAGGGTATTTCTGCGTTTCGACTTTATCCGCGCCATCAATCCTTTTACCAACAACGACTTCGAGCTGCAACGCGACCCACAGTTTAAAGAACAATGGTACAACGCCGTCTATTTCTGGCGACGGTAG